Below is a genomic region from Spartobacteria bacterium.
GCCGTGGCCCGTTTTTTGTTTTATGGCATTGCGGTGCAGCGTAACTATCCGCAGGCCTTTTTCTGGGCAAAAAAAGCGTCACAATCTGATCGTTGGGACGCCTGCTATTTACTAGGCGTCATGTACGCCCATGGACTGGGGGTTCGCCAGAATTTGCAGGAAAGTATGCGCTGGTTTGAGCAGTCTATGCAGCAGGGCGGCTTTGGTGAAGGCGAAATAGCCCAGATTCGTGCCGGCTCCTATCCAGCCCGTATGTACCCGGTGACCTTTCAATATACCGCACCAACGGCATCAAGCGTGTACGTTTTGACCGATTACAACGGCGATTCCTATGGCTTCATGGAAAAAGATGGCGATGGAAATTGGAGCCGCACCGATTTTTATCCCGAAGGCACCTATGCGTATCGTTTTCGAGTCAATGGAATGACCGACATGCTGGATCCCGAAAACAGCGAGATCATCGTCATTGATGATCAAACAAACTCCTTGCTTCGCCTTCCTGTTCAGCGAAATACCACCAGTCAACCGGCCGAAGCTTCTATGGCTGCACCCGCCGTAGAGTCCAATGCACCCGCTGGAAATCTTCCAATGTTTGGAAGAATTCCCGTCGTTTTTTCCAATGATTGGAAAATGGGTCGCGCGTTGTTCCAACCATTGGAAACGCGAAATCGCATCGACAACCGCTCCTTGCGCTGATCATTTTACCAGTCGTTGAGTTCTCTTATGGCAAATAAATTCGGCCATCCGCCTTTGACTTTACGTGCTCCACTCGTCCGCTTCTCGCCAAACTGATCCCTGTTTTCCCGAAAAAATTCCTCAACAAACGCCTTCCCGCCAATGATGCGCCCGTCATTGAAATAACGGCAATGACATAACAGGCGCTCATGTTCGCTCAATTCCAGCCTTTTACCTAGTTTTTCCCTGAGATAATCATGATCTGTACAGGCGCTCTCCGGGTGTTTTCGTACCTCGTCATACATCAGAATGCGTTCTAAATAATGCTTTGAAAGCTGTGCCCAGTCCGATGCGCCCGCATCCATTGATGTGGCCGCAACGACACGAATCCCTTCCTGTGCCGTTTTGCCGCCCGCCATGGCTTCTGCAAAGCCGCAATAACGATAAAAATGCGGTTCCCGTTCCATCCCGGCCCGAACCGGATTCATTTCAATGTACGCAGCCACCGTTCGCAAAGGCGTCCCCGGTTCCACTAACACACTTTTGAACCGAGTATCCCACAGAGCCCCGGATCGCTGATTCACCCGATTATACCAACGTGAAAAGCGTTGTTTTAATTGTTTCATGAACTCGCTAATATCATGCATGCGTGCAAGATATCGCTGTTTGTCTTCCGCCGCGCTCGTTGCATCCCACATGGCCCACCGCTCTGTCAGTTCGGTACATTCTTCTTCTGTATACAGATAAGACAGACGCTTGCGCAGTTCATCATCTGAAACGTAAGTGTTGCGATCCGGTTCTTCCAGCAGCAGGTGTACATGATTGGTCATAATCGCATAGGTCAAAACACGTACGCCTGTAAATCCTTCGATCCGGCGAATCAACCCGTGCATATGTTTCTTTTCCACTTCTCCCAGCAGCATCTGCCGACCGACAATACGGCTCATGCAGTGGTAATAACTGAGGGGAATTCGTTTAATTCGATCTTTCATGGAGTGGATGATGCACAGATGATTGCTGGAGGTCAAGAATTAATGTATAAAAAGTCAGAATAATTAGATAATTATTTTTGATTCCATTGACTATTGCGGGGGGCACGCGTAGTTTTGCTGTTAATTTTCTATTTAGGAGTTTTGTTATGCAGGAAGAAAAACAGAGTGGTACGGGGGATGAAGTTTTTGATCAGCGGGTGCTGAATATGGAGAAGTTGAAATCCATGGGATATGAACCGTTTGGGCATGCTTTCGAGCGTACCGGTGACTTGGTGCAGGTGCGGGAAGGATTTGAAGAGGGGAAACAGGTTCGCGTGGCAGGAAGGCTGGTGACTCGGCGGTCGATGGGGAAAAGCTGTTTTGCGCATGTGCAGGATGGTTCGGGAAAATTTCAGATTTATGTGCGCAGGGATGTGGTGGGTGAAGATCCGTATGCGGCATTTAAAATTCTGGACATTGGTGATCAGATTGGTTGTGTGGGTACACTGTTTTTGACGAAGACCGGAGAGCAGTCGTTGAAGGTGGAATCGTGGGAACTGCTTTCCAAGGCACTGCGTCCGCTGCCGGAGAAGTTTCATGGTCTGAATGATACAGAAACGCGGTATCGTCAGCGGTATCTGGATCTGATAGCCAATCCGGATGTGCGCGATGTGTTTAATAAACGGATTCAGATTATGCGTGAAATTCGCAATTTTCTGGCTGACCGTGAATTTATGGAAGTGGAAACCCCGATGCTGCAGGCGCAGGCGGGCGGTGCGACGGCCTGTCCGTTTAAGACCTATTATAATGCGCTGAGTACGGATATGTATATGCGTATTGCGCCGGAACTGTATTTGAAGCAGCTGATGGTGGGCGGATTTGGCAAGATTTTCGAACTGAACAGGAATTTCCGTAATGAGGGACTGGATCGCCGTCATAATCCTGAATTCACGATGATGGAAATTTACGAAGCATTCGGTAGCATGGAAAGCATGCGCCAGCTTGTGCAGGACATGATTATTCATTTGGCGCAGAAGGTATTTGGCCGGTTGAAATTCACCATTGGTGAAAATGAAGTTGATTTATCGCCAGAGGCCTGGAGGTCGGTTCCTTACAAAGAGCTCGTGATGGAGAAGGCGGGTGCGGACTGGTTTGATTTGTCCCGGGAAGCGAAAGCGCAGCGAGCCGCAGAAATGGGCGTTGACGTTGATTCGGCGATGACAGACGTGGAATTAACCAATGAGGTGTATGAAAAATGCGTGGAACGCACGCTGATCAATCCGACTTTTGTAACTCGTATACCCAAAGAGCTATTGCCTTTGGCCAAGCGCTGTGCGGATGATCCAGATTTGGTGGATGTTTTCGAACTGGAAATCAACGGCATAGAAATCGCTCCGGGATATACGGAACTGAACGATCCCATCGATCAGCGCGCCCGTCTGATGGAACAGGCCGGTGACGACACATCGAAACTGGATGAAGAATTCTTGACTGCTTTGGAACACGGCATGCCACCTGCGGGCGGAATGGGTGTGGGCATCGATCGTCTGGTCATGATTCTGACGGAATCGGAATCGATTCGCGATGTCATTCTGTTTCCCCATTTGAAACCACGGGACTAGGATCACCATGGCGCTGCCCTGTTCGCTTTTTTTAGCGCTGAAATACTTACGGCCGAAACGCACGTTTATCTCTACGGTAACCGTGCTTTCGGTTTTGGGTGTGTTGCTGGGTGTGGCGGTATTGATCATTGTTTTGTCGGTGATGTCAGGATTTGATGATATGTGGCGTGACAAAATCCTGGGATTTAACGCTCATATCACGGTTTCCGGCTGGACGGTGGTGGACAATGACGCGGCACTGATACGGGAAATCAATAAAGTTCCCGGAGTAACCGGATCGGCCCCCTACATACAGGGACTGGTTTTTGTGCAAAAGGATGACCGTTTGCACACGCCGATTATGCGGGGTATTGATCCTGATTTAGAAGCGACGATCAGCCGCGTGCCGGAGCATATGAAAAGCGGCGTATTTTCTGTGGATGACGATGAAATGGTCATCGGTGCAGATATGGCACGGCGTCTGGGAGTACGGGTGGGCGACTCCGTCCTTGTGTATTCCCCGCGATCCTTTATGTCATCGGACGAACTGTTTTTACCCAAAGAATTAACTATCAGCGGCATTTTTGAGGTCGGGATGTGGGATTTTGATATGGGATATGCGCTGGTGTCGATGGATACCGCGCGGGATCTCAGCGGTCTTTCCTCGGGAGTACACGGCATTCAGGTCATGACAGAAAATCCCTATGCCGCGAACGAAACCTCGGCAGAAATACGTGATGCCATCGGTCCGGGCTACAGCATACAGACATGGATGCAGATGAATCGTCAGTTATTCTCCGCGTTAAAGGTGGAAAAAAACATGATGTTCTTCTTACTGATATTCATCACGGTGGTGGCGGCATTCGGCATAACCAACACGTTAATCACCATGACCGTACAGAAAACGCGGGAGATCGGGCTGTTAAAGGCGCTGGGATATCCGTCGGGAACGATCATGCGCATATTTCTCTGGCAGGGATGGATTTCCGGTTTGATCGGAACGGTATCGGGAATCATCACCGGGCTGCTGGTGGTGCATTTCAGAAACGACATGATGGGGTGGCTCTCCCGAACTTTTGGCTGGGAACTGTTCCCCAAGGAACTGTACCATCTGACAGAAATTCCGGCATCCATCTCGGTGGTTGATATTTCACTGATCGCATTGGCCGTGATGGTGATCTGCACCTTTGCCGGTGTCATACCTGCGTACCGGGCCGCCCGATTAGAACCTGCGAGGGCCCTGCGCTATGAGTAACTCGATCCTTAAGATGGAACAGGTACACAAGTCCTACAAAGAACTGGCGGTTCCGCTGCACATTCTCAAGGGCGTTACACTGGACGTAAGCGAGGGTGTCATCTGGTCGATCATGGGCAGCAGCGGCGCGGGAAAAAGTACCCTGCTGCATGTGATGGGGGGGCTGGATCGTCCCACGAGCGGCCGGGTGGTCTTCATGGGGCAGGACATCTATCGATTATCGTCAGCCAGGCGGTCCCGCCTGCTGGCGGCAGAGATCGGCTTCGTATTTCAATCCTATCATTTATTGCCGGAACTGACGGTACTGGAAAACGTCATGCTTCCCGCCATGGGACTGCGCGGAGCGTGGCGCAGTCAGGCCAGGAACCGCGCTCGGGCGATGGAGCTGCTCACACGGGTGGGGCTGGAACCCCGGCATGATCATCGCCCCACGGAACTATCGGGTGGCGAACAGCAGCGAGCCTCTTTGGCACGATCCCTGATGAACGGTCCGTCCCTGCTGCTGGCGGACGAACCGACAGGCAATCTGGATTCAGAAACGGGCGGGACGGTGCTGGACTATCTTTTTGAAATGGTGCGAGAACATGGTATTACCATGCTGATGGTCACCCACGATGATCTTGTTGCCCGTCGGGCGGACGCCATACATCATCTGCGTGACGGCATGCTGGATTGTGACTTATCTTCAGCCGCCGAGGGCGTTACGTGAGGGGGTGACTGCGCCGGGCCGTAACTGCTCTGGCGATAATTTCTCCAAGCCGTTTGCTCGGGCAGGGTTTGACAATGGTTTCAAAAAGGCCCTGATCCTGCATAGCCCTGATATTGATATCGCTGGTAAAACCTGAAGACAGAATGACGGGAACATCCGGGTCGATTTTTGCCATCTGTTCAAAACAGTCTCTTCCGGTCATCCCGGGCATAATCATGTCCAGCACCACCGCATCAAGTTGCCGGTGATTCTGTTCGAAGACCTTCACGCCGCTTTCCCCGCTGTCCGCCAACAGAACATGATAGCCCATATCTTCCAGAATAGCCTCGTTTGTTGCCCTGATAATTTTATCATCGTCGATTACCAGGATCGTACAATCATCGTAGGTGGCGTATTCTGACGGCATCGGCGGCGCGACGGCCACGGATGATATCAACGGGAAATAGGTTTTAAAAACCGACCCCTCAGAGGGCACGCTGAAGGCCGTGATCATACCATGATGCTGTTTGATGATGCCATACACGGTAGACAGTCCCAGACCGGTGCCTTTCCCCATTTTCTTTGTGGAAAAGAACGGCTCAAAGAGGTGATCCATGTCTTTGCTTTCAATGCCCATGCCATCATCATGCACCTCGCATACAATATACTTACCCGGAATCAGATCAAAGGGACTGTTTTTACAGAACGCATCTTCCAGTTCAACGAGCTGCGTGCGGATATGGATATGGCCAACACGACCGATAGCCTGGCTGGCGTTAATGCACAGATTGAGAAACAGCGTCTGCAGCAGCGATGCATCGCCATTGATCGTGTGCTGATCCGTGAGCAGTTCGGTATGCAGCCCGATATCCTTACTTATTCCATGTCGTGCGATTTCTACGGTATCGACGATGACTTGATTAAGATCCGTCGGGGTAAAATCAACGGGGCTGCTGCGGCTGAAAACCAGCATTTTACTTGTCAGGTCGGCGGCCTCCGTAGCGGCATCGTCGATCAGACCCAAAAACTTCCTGCCCTGTTCAGAGTGGACATGTTTCTGCAAAATGTCCACCGAGCTGAGGATACCGCCCAGCATGTTATTAAAGTCATGGGCAATGCCGCCCGCAAGTTGTCCCAGTGCTTCCATTTTACGATTTTGCTGAAGCCGTTTCTGCAACGCGTCTTCTGCCGTAATATCACGAAAAACGATTACCACGCCCAGTACAGGACTTGTTGGACGCGCCTGGATGAGCGATGCGGAATCAGCAATGCAGTATTCCGACCCGTCCCGTGAAAGCAGCAGGCAGCGTGCCGCCTCCTGCTCCGAGTGTTCCTGATGCATGACAGCCTGTCCACAGGGCGCGGGACAAGGACGGGGAGCCCGAGTGACCGGATCAACCATGTTCATCACTTTTGTAATGGACTGTCCCAGAGCCTCCCTTTTCAGCCATCCCGTCAACTGTTCCGCCACAGGATTCATGGTCGTGATACATCCGGAGGGATCAGTGACAATCACCGCATCCCCGATAGAATTCAGAGTGGTACGCAGATCATCTTCCGCGCGTTTTCGTTCAGCGATAAACCGCGCCTGCTGAACATTCTGATATGCGATGGTGGACAGCTGATTTGTAAACGCTTCAAGCGCTTCTACAACCATCTGGAATTGACTGCGACTCATACAGGGTACTTCATGAAACGCCTTGAGAAGCTCATCGGGGTCGACACCAATTTCCTCAGCAAAGGATACCACGCGTTCATCAGAGCAGGATTCATCACGTACCTGGCCGATCCGCCAGTTGGCTATCAACCTGCCTCCTACAGTAATGGGTGCCCAGGCATGCCATAAGCCACCGCTAGAACAACGTGCTGCGGAACATGTCGTTATCTGTGCATTAGAACTCGCACATCTGGCACGTCCTTGTTCGGAGCTGCGTATCAGTTTGCAGAACTGTGTGAAATTAGAAGCCCCGGTTATCGGTGTTCCGTTGCAGTCGAAAATGGCCGATGCCGCACGTACTGCTTCGGAAAAATGATCCTGCATCTTCTGTAAGTCTTTAGTATTGAATAGATCATCAATGTGAAGTGGCGCGTCGGCAGAGAGAGGCCTGGTCAAAGCCACAATGCGTGATTCCATGGCTGTAATGGCCTGTTTTCTTTTGCTGATATCGTTCATCGTGACGGTAATCACATCAGAGCCTGCCAGCTGACTTTTGTACAGCTGCAGCATCGTCCACAGTGTTTCACCGGTTTTTGTTTTGGCAAGCCACTCCATTTCCAGCACGCTGTCATTTTTACAGGCTTTGAATAAGGCAGCGACATGCGCCGCATCGTAGGGAATCTCACTGGAAAGAAGCTCTCCCAAGGACGTGGCCAGGAGTTCCGTCCGTGTATATCCGAACATTGATTCTGCGGTATCATTGACATCGATAATATGGCCCTGTAAATCACAGATGAAGAAGGACACAGGCAGTTTGTTTATGATCTCATTGTATCGGGTTTTGTTTTCTTCAAGACTGGTGCTCAACGCGCATCGATCTGTGATATCCTCAAAAATAACGATATATTCATGATTCGGCTCGCCGTCGAGATCAAGATCGATTCTGGTACAGGAATAGGTGATATTGAACGTCATTGTGTCGCGGGCAATGAACAACGTGGTATTGTTGTTTTCTTCGAAATGTTTCTCCTCCATGGCCCGCATAATGGGCGATGGCAGATATTGGCCGCTCTGCATGTCCTGAATGACAAAAACATCGGATAGATCCCGATCGACCGCCTCTTTTTTACCCCATCCAGAAAGGGTGGCGGCCAAATGATTCATTCGTTTGATGCATCCCTGATCGTCCGTAAGGATAATCCCGACGTTTATATTGTCAAAAACAGGCATCAGTTCGGTGCGCAGCCGCCGCTCCGCCTGCTGCAAGTTTACAAGGGCTGTATCAATCCGGCTTATCCGTTGCGCGAGTGTTTTCCATGGATTTTTCCTTAAAACGGGTTGCAGAGATGCCGTCTGTCCATCGGCAATATCTGTGGCATATTTTATCAGCTGTGCGATAGCATCTGTGCTGCTGAGCACGATAAACAAAGCCCCGCCGGCAAAGGCGGATAGGCAAATAAGAAAGAGGGAAAACACAAGGTGCCCCGCCGATATGTGACTTAGATTTTTGCCTGTCTGCGTCATATCTGCGGCATAAAAAGACGTGGTCAGTTCCACCGCAAGGGCACAAAAAAAGATCGCAGCAACTCCTGCTGCCAGCTGATATTTCGATTTGATTTTCATTCCATCTCCAGCCCCTCAAAAAAGTTTTTAGAATTCACGCTAAGACTTACAGTAAATGATCGCGCTGTTAACGTCCAGCTAACATTTTCAGAAAACGCCTGATGCTACTTTCAGCAATAGGTTGCAATCATTTCATCTATGGCCTGATACGGTGTCGGGATCATTCTTGACGATTCAGAGCTCTTTGGGCATGTTCTATCGCTGAACGGTGAATAACAGAGTGGTAAATGCGGTGAAAAGGCAGGAGCTTCCGAGATGCCGAAGATTGATGAGTGTGAGATTCCAGGCGAAATAATTGATATCCTGATTCAAGAAGTTCCTGACGATGACATCCTGGATATGGCGAGGACAAAAGAAGCTGTTGCCCGGGGGTTTCAGCTAAAAAAAAGCAATGTCAGCCGTTTTCGCGAGCGGCTGCGCAGTTATTACATGCATCGGCAGGAACTTGATCTGCGTGATCGCCGCCTGTTGGCATGCGGATTCAATACGCAGTTTCTTATTGTTCTTTCCAGTCGGGCGATCAAGCGGTTCTTTCATGAATTCATGATGCTGCATGGTGCGGCACGTTTGCTGGGTGGGATGCTGGTGGATGAGCGGGAGGATGTGCGGGCACTGGCAAAAGACTATCTGGAGAACAATGAATGGCTGGCCGCTGTGCCGGATGAACAGCGAGCCCGGGCTGTAAAGCGCATTGAAGAAGGCCTTGATCCTTTTTTGACGAAACTGGCTGTGGATCTGGGTTCCCATGTGCCACATGACGAAAAGCCGTCGGCGGTTGACCACAAAAAAATAGATGCACTGAAGCAGCAGCTGACGGCCTGTCGTGAAAAGGTGCGCAATACATCGGCGCTACAGAAAAAAATTGATAAACTGGCCGGCCGGTATGACGAGGCGCAGCATGAACTGGCAGAAGCAAGCACTCTGCTTCAAATCCGTGCACAGCGCATCAGCGAGCTGGAAAAGGAACTGCATGAGGCCGAACAGAAAAGAGCCGCGTTGATAAAGGGGATGTGCAGTCAGATTAACGAGGAAGTCGAGCGTGAACTCCATTCATCGCTGCGTCCCTGGCTGGATAGGCCCATGGCACTGGACCGGTCGGTGGCATTGCGGACCACGTCAGACGAGGCTCTGATGCAATGTGCAAAAGACACCCTTGATGAGCAGACGCGTCATGATCGGCATTATGGAAATATCCGCATATTGCAGGAACGGCATGCCCGTTTCATGGAGCTGCGCAATCATTTGCAGCGGGCGCGCGAAGAAGCACTGAATCCCCTGGCCAGCCTCGGTGAAGTGCAGAAACGGATTGAGGCCCGGCTCATCGAGATGGATCAGCAGCTACAGCTGCCCGACGCCCGCACGGGCTCGGCATTTCGGGAGATCAAAGCGCAGATTGAAATGGCAGAAAGCCCTGATGCCATGGACGATCTTTTGGTGCTGATAGAAAAAGTCTCGGCGTATAAGTTGTTTCCGAAAGGCCAGATACAGGAGCTGTACAAATATCATCACAACCGGATGGCGTTTGTTTATGCCCGCTTTTTTCCTAATGTGTTACAGGCTCCGGTTCCTGAAGACCCCTTTTTGCAGCTTAAAATAATACAGGAAAAAAACGAACCCGCCGGACTGTTTATCGATGGGCACAACCTGCTGTTCACCATGCCTGAACTATGTTCGCAATATACCGGCGACTGTTTTGCCGCCCGGCTGCGCGCAGAATTGATTCAGATGATCCGCTCCATTGTTTATCCCTGTCCGAAACTGGAAACGCGGCTGTATTTCGACGGATGTGTTTCCAGCCGGGACGTCCTCAGCGAAAATATGTGTGTGATTTATTCCGGCGGCACGCAGAAAAAAGATCGGGCCGACAAAACCATTTTACGTGATCTCGAAGAATGCTGCAGAACGTGTTCGGCACGACCCCGCTTTTTAGTTACCAACGACCGGGAGCTTCGTCAGAAAGCGATCGCTTTATGTGCGCGCCCGATTCATGTTCAACAGTTTGCCATGCTGATAAAATAGGAGGCGACCGATGAAGGGAAAAGAAAAATCCAGTCCCCGGAAGAAGGAATCCAGAAAGAATAAAGCGAAAATATCGGCTAAAAAGGTGCTGCCTTCAGCCAAAAACATGTTTCCCACGGACGACGAGAGCATCGCACTTCGTCGTAAAGGCGCAGCAAAAGAGATGGCGGGCGTGGTGCGTGTGGATCTCCGGCGCGATGCCTTTGGGAGCTACGATGTCGCATCCATGCAGTGGCAGGATTCCTATCGCGTCGAAATCCGCAGCCTGAAAGAGCGCATCAATACCTGTTCGTGTAAAGATCATATGATGAACCGACTGGGCACCTGCAAGCACATCGAACGCGTGCTGCAGCACCTGGAAGAGAAGAAATCCATACGCCACCGTCTCGCGATGTATGCCGAGAAAGGCCCGCCATACTACGATATCTACTTCGACGCCCGAACCTATCCGCCGGTATTGAAACTGATGCGTCCCGGGGTGATCAACGACGAAATTGAACAGTCGGTGGGCATTTTTTTCAGTTCCAACGGAACCGTTCTGGGCACCCCGCTGGATGCGTTGACGGCCATTGATTTTGCCATGCAGGGGCTGTCCTCCGAAGCAAAACGGCAACTGCGCCGATCGGCTCATCTCCGTCAGTGGGAAGAAACCCTGCGGATGGAGAGCGACTTGACGGCACTTCGGGAAACCTACGAATGCGATGCCGCCGACGGGATCCGTGCGAGGCTGCCGCTGAAGCATGCATTATATCCCTATCAGGTCGACGGCATGATGCATCTGGCCTTCCGGGGCCGTGCTATTCTCGCCGACGAGATGGGGCTGGGCAAAACCGTGCAGGCGATCGCCGCGGCCGAAGTGCTGCGACAGCTGGGGCGCGTTCAGCGTGTACTGGTGGTCTGTCCTGCGTCCCTCAAAGCGGAATGGGAAGATCAATATCACTTTTTCACCGGCGGAAGTGCCCGTCCCGTATTTGGAAGCAAACCGGTGCGACTGCATGTCTATGGTGAACGGGATCCCTTTCTGATTACCAATTACGAACAGGTGCGCGCCGATGTGGATCATATCAACCGCCTGTACGCCCCTGATCTTGTCATTCTGGATGAGGCACAGCGCATCAAAAACTGGCCCACCAAAACGGCGAAAACAATGAAACTGCTTCAAAGTCCCTTTGCTTTTGTTCTG
It encodes:
- a CDS encoding ABC transporter ATP-binding protein, which codes for MLKMEQVHKSYKELAVPLHILKGVTLDVSEGVIWSIMGSSGAGKSTLLHVMGGLDRPTSGRVVFMGQDIYRLSSARRSRLLAAEIGFVFQSYHLLPELTVLENVMLPAMGLRGAWRSQARNRARAMELLTRVGLEPRHDHRPTELSGGEQQRASLARSLMNGPSLLLADEPTGNLDSETGGTVLDYLFEMVREHGITMLMVTHDDLVARRADAIHHLRDGMLDCDLSSAAEGVT
- a CDS encoding PAS domain S-box protein, whose amino-acid sequence is MKIKSKYQLAAGVAAIFFCALAVELTTSFYAADMTQTGKNLSHISAGHLVFSLFLICLSAFAGGALFIVLSSTDAIAQLIKYATDIADGQTASLQPVLRKNPWKTLAQRISRIDTALVNLQQAERRLRTELMPVFDNINVGIILTDDQGCIKRMNHLAATLSGWGKKEAVDRDLSDVFVIQDMQSGQYLPSPIMRAMEEKHFEENNNTTLFIARDTMTFNITYSCTRIDLDLDGEPNHEYIVIFEDITDRCALSTSLEENKTRYNEIINKLPVSFFICDLQGHIIDVNDTAESMFGYTRTELLATSLGELLSSEIPYDAAHVAALFKACKNDSVLEMEWLAKTKTGETLWTMLQLYKSQLAGSDVITVTMNDISKRKQAITAMESRIVALTRPLSADAPLHIDDLFNTKDLQKMQDHFSEAVRAASAIFDCNGTPITGASNFTQFCKLIRSSEQGRARCASSNAQITTCSAARCSSGGLWHAWAPITVGGRLIANWRIGQVRDESCSDERVVSFAEEIGVDPDELLKAFHEVPCMSRSQFQMVVEALEAFTNQLSTIAYQNVQQARFIAERKRAEDDLRTTLNSIGDAVIVTDPSGCITTMNPVAEQLTGWLKREALGQSITKVMNMVDPVTRAPRPCPAPCGQAVMHQEHSEQEAARCLLLSRDGSEYCIADSASLIQARPTSPVLGVVIVFRDITAEDALQKRLQQNRKMEALGQLAGGIAHDFNNMLGGILSSVDILQKHVHSEQGRKFLGLIDDAATEAADLTSKMLVFSRSSPVDFTPTDLNQVIVDTVEIARHGISKDIGLHTELLTDQHTINGDASLLQTLFLNLCINASQAIGRVGHIHIRTQLVELEDAFCKNSPFDLIPGKYIVCEVHDDGMGIESKDMDHLFEPFFSTKKMGKGTGLGLSTVYGIIKQHHGMITAFSVPSEGSVFKTYFPLISSVAVAPPMPSEYATYDDCTILVIDDDKIIRATNEAILEDMGYHVLLADSGESGVKVFEQNHRQLDAVVLDMIMPGMTGRDCFEQMAKIDPDVPVILSSGFTSDINIRAMQDQGLFETIVKPCPSKRLGEIIARAVTARRSHPLT
- a CDS encoding ABC transporter permease, with translation MALPCSLFLALKYLRPKRTFISTVTVLSVLGVLLGVAVLIIVLSVMSGFDDMWRDKILGFNAHITVSGWTVVDNDAALIREINKVPGVTGSAPYIQGLVFVQKDDRLHTPIMRGIDPDLEATISRVPEHMKSGVFSVDDDEMVIGADMARRLGVRVGDSVLVYSPRSFMSSDELFLPKELTISGIFEVGMWDFDMGYALVSMDTARDLSGLSSGVHGIQVMTENPYAANETSAEIRDAIGPGYSIQTWMQMNRQLFSALKVEKNMMFFLLIFITVVAAFGITNTLITMTVQKTREIGLLKALGYPSGTIMRIFLWQGWISGLIGTVSGIITGLLVVHFRNDMMGWLSRTFGWELFPKELYHLTEIPASISVVDISLIALAVMVICTFAGVIPAYRAARLEPARALRYE
- the lysS gene encoding lysine--tRNA ligase, with translation MQEEKQSGTGDEVFDQRVLNMEKLKSMGYEPFGHAFERTGDLVQVREGFEEGKQVRVAGRLVTRRSMGKSCFAHVQDGSGKFQIYVRRDVVGEDPYAAFKILDIGDQIGCVGTLFLTKTGEQSLKVESWELLSKALRPLPEKFHGLNDTETRYRQRYLDLIANPDVRDVFNKRIQIMREIRNFLADREFMEVETPMLQAQAGGATACPFKTYYNALSTDMYMRIAPELYLKQLMVGGFGKIFELNRNFRNEGLDRRHNPEFTMMEIYEAFGSMESMRQLVQDMIIHLAQKVFGRLKFTIGENEVDLSPEAWRSVPYKELVMEKAGADWFDLSREAKAQRAAEMGVDVDSAMTDVELTNEVYEKCVERTLINPTFVTRIPKELLPLAKRCADDPDLVDVFELEINGIEIAPGYTELNDPIDQRARLMEQAGDDTSKLDEEFLTALEHGMPPAGGMGVGIDRLVMILTESESIRDVILFPHLKPRD